The following proteins are co-located in the Massilia litorea genome:
- a CDS encoding RAD55 family ATPase, producing MSDKVALGLLQTGVPGLDTLLGGGLPEFSFNLIAGPPGSGKTTLAHQIMFALANTERRALFFTVLGEPPLKMLRYQQQFTFFDMSRVGPAIRYVNLSESLRTGDFSGVLERIMTEVAAFSPSLVFVDSFRSVVQTAKGGNEGVADLQYFIQELGTRMTSWQATTFLIGEYANSDPEANPIMTVADGMLSLTQVHEHSTVVRKMRVVKMRGRAHLAGSHNFRITDDGLRTYPRILPSLAADRLPGVPVDRDPQRIPTGVPGLDGLLLGGLPQGHTMLIAGPTGSGKTIIATRFLQEGARQGEKGVAVYFEKGTPRLRNAQLAELVQNGDVAVVESRLLDLTVDELIDELVQTLQRTGARRLVIDSLSEFSLYMAPEYHADLRLAVFRLLSEVAKLDVSAIVTIGLDDVFSELRFGEANIPFLTDAIVALRYAEVDGRLQKFMSVVKVRGCEHSTDLRAYRITDEGLEVDELPTEVTGVLGGGAARNPAAP from the coding sequence ATGAGCGATAAAGTAGCCTTGGGTCTCTTGCAAACCGGCGTGCCGGGTCTGGACACGCTGCTGGGCGGCGGACTCCCCGAGTTTTCGTTCAACCTGATCGCCGGCCCTCCGGGCAGCGGCAAGACGACGCTGGCCCACCAGATCATGTTCGCCTTGGCGAACACCGAGCGCCGCGCGCTGTTCTTCACCGTGCTGGGCGAACCGCCGCTGAAGATGTTGCGCTACCAGCAGCAGTTCACGTTCTTCGACATGTCGAGGGTCGGTCCGGCGATCCGTTACGTGAACCTGAGCGAGAGCCTGCGCACTGGCGATTTCAGCGGGGTGCTGGAGCGCATCATGACCGAGGTCGCGGCCTTCTCGCCCTCGCTCGTCTTCGTCGATTCGTTCCGCTCGGTGGTGCAGACGGCCAAGGGCGGCAACGAAGGCGTGGCGGACCTCCAGTATTTCATCCAGGAGCTGGGCACGCGCATGACCAGCTGGCAGGCCACGACCTTCCTCATCGGCGAATACGCCAATTCCGACCCGGAAGCCAATCCGATCATGACGGTGGCCGACGGCATGCTGTCGCTGACCCAGGTGCACGAGCACAGCACCGTGGTGCGCAAGATGCGCGTCGTGAAAATGCGCGGCCGCGCGCACCTGGCCGGCTCGCACAATTTCCGCATCACCGACGACGGCCTGCGCACCTATCCCCGCATCCTGCCGTCGCTGGCCGCCGACCGCCTGCCCGGCGTCCCGGTCGACCGCGACCCGCAGCGCATCCCGACCGGCGTGCCGGGGCTCGACGGCCTGCTGCTCGGTGGCTTGCCGCAGGGGCACACGATGCTCATCGCCGGCCCGACCGGCTCCGGCAAGACCATCATCGCCACCCGTTTCCTGCAGGAGGGCGCGCGCCAGGGCGAGAAGGGCGTCGCCGTGTATTTCGAGAAGGGCACGCCGCGCCTGCGCAATGCCCAGCTGGCCGAACTGGTCCAGAACGGCGACGTTGCCGTGGTCGAGAGCCGCCTGCTCGACCTGACTGTGGACGAACTGATCGACGAGCTGGTGCAGACCCTGCAGCGCACGGGCGCGCGCCGCCTGGTGATCGATTCGCTGTCCGAATTCAGCCTCTACATGGCGCCCGAATACCACGCCGACCTGCGCCTGGCCGTGTTCCGTCTGCTCTCCGAGGTGGCCAAGCTGGACGTCAGCGCGATCGTCACGATCGGCTTGGACGACGTGTTTTCGGAGCTGCGTTTCGGCGAAGCGAACATTCCCTTCCTGACCGATGCGATTGTCGCGTTGCGTTATGCGGAAGTGGACGGCAGGCTGCAAAAATTCATGTCGGTCGTGAAAGTGCGCGGCTGTGAGCACAGCACCGACCTGCGCGCCTACCGGATCACCGACGAAGGACTGGAGGTCGATGAACTTCCGACCGAGGTTACCGGCGTGCTGGGTGGTGGTGCCGCCCGCAACCCCGCGGCACCATGA